A genome region from Pseudanabaena sp. Chao 1811 includes the following:
- a CDS encoding pentapeptide repeat-containing protein, with product MKPFINSCLIISGLIGAIATFSYAESAFADPNQIRQVLQTRSCDGCDLVRAKLSFANLRGASLRNANLFSADLKLVDLREANLIGAILDQADLRGADLTGADLTGAYMSETNFCGAIMPDGQKSSEGCPKPAK from the coding sequence ATGAAACCTTTTATTAATTCCTGCTTGATAATTTCAGGACTAATCGGGGCGATCGCGACGTTTAGCTATGCAGAATCAGCCTTTGCCGATCCCAATCAAATCCGTCAAGTTTTGCAAACGCGATCCTGTGATGGCTGCGATCTGGTACGTGCGAAATTAAGTTTTGCGAACCTGAGAGGTGCAAGTTTACGCAATGCCAATCTATTTTCTGCGGATCTCAAACTTGTTGATTTGCGAGAAGCGAATCTTATTGGCGCAATTTTAGATCAAGCTGATCTAAGAGGTGCTGATCTCACAGGGGCAGATCTGACAGGAGCCTATATGTCAGAGACTAACTTTTGTGGCGCAATTATGCCTGACGGTCAAAAATCTAGCGAAGGTTGTCCTAAACCAGCAAAATAG
- a CDS encoding PIN/TRAM domain-containing protein, whose amino-acid sequence MIDAIIIFTFILAGAGTGFHGIDFLPSDTLANINVQNFRWVTLGVGSFVGLVAGLVVQNTYRRIEANVRALPIETILGRAVGLVFGLLVANLMLAPLFLIPISDDFTFIKPLTAILVSIIFAYSGMTLSDTHGRALLRLINPNNVESSLLADGTLRTASAKVLDTSTVIDGRIQTLMETGFLEGQLLIPHFVIQELQTIADSSNDQKRVRGRRGLDILNNMREQYSDRITIHSADYEDLHTVDAKLVRLAQELSCTLITNDYNLNKVANLQQVEVLNINDLAQALRPTYLPGDALEIKVLKEGKEASQGIGYLEDGTMVVIEEGREYLGKQIIVIVTSALQTSAGRMIFARHEAIATV is encoded by the coding sequence ATGATTGACGCTATTATCATCTTCACATTCATTCTTGCGGGAGCAGGCACTGGCTTCCATGGCATCGATTTCTTGCCATCGGATACGCTGGCTAATATCAATGTCCAAAATTTTCGTTGGGTAACTCTTGGAGTTGGCTCATTTGTTGGGCTAGTAGCAGGGTTAGTAGTCCAAAATACCTATCGCCGCATTGAGGCAAATGTGCGAGCTTTGCCGATTGAGACAATTTTGGGCAGAGCCGTTGGCTTAGTATTTGGTCTATTGGTTGCTAACTTGATGCTAGCGCCATTATTTTTGATTCCGATTTCCGATGACTTTACATTTATTAAGCCTCTCACCGCAATTTTGGTGAGCATTATCTTTGCCTATTCGGGAATGACGCTTTCTGATACCCATGGACGTGCTTTGTTGCGTTTGATTAATCCCAATAATGTAGAAAGTAGCTTGCTGGCTGATGGAACCCTGCGAACTGCCAGTGCCAAGGTTTTGGATACTAGCACCGTCATTGATGGACGTATTCAAACTTTAATGGAAACGGGATTTTTAGAGGGACAGTTATTAATTCCACATTTTGTGATCCAAGAATTACAGACGATCGCTGATAGCTCTAACGATCAAAAACGGGTAAGGGGCAGAAGGGGACTTGATATTCTCAATAATATGCGTGAGCAATATAGCGATCGCATCACGATTCACTCAGCAGATTATGAAGATTTGCATACTGTTGATGCTAAGTTAGTACGCCTCGCGCAAGAACTCAGTTGCACCTTGATTACCAATGACTATAACCTCAACAAAGTTGCCAATTTGCAACAGGTTGAAGTTTTAAACATTAATGATCTTGCCCAAGCTTTGCGCCCAACTTACCTGCCCGGAGATGCCCTAGAAATCAAGGTGCTGAAGGAAGGGAAAGAAGCATCGCAAGGTATCGGCTATCTTGAAGATGGCACAATGGTAGTAATTGAAGAAGGTCGTGAGTATCTCGGTAAACAAATCATTGTGATTGTCACTAGTGCTTTGCAAACCTCCGCAGGTCGGATGATCTTTGCCCGTCACGAAGCGATCGCCACTGTATAG
- a CDS encoding universal stress protein, protein MFKTVLFPLNRSQETRQAVAVAIDIVQKYHAQLYILSVTEHDANDSDRTSSQDLIEEVKTYFAEVGISIQTKIAEGKAAFVICDFADEINADLIVMGSRGASLTEEHPDENSVSQKVINLSPCPVLVVP, encoded by the coding sequence ATGTTTAAAACTGTTTTATTTCCTTTAAACAGAAGTCAAGAAACCCGCCAAGCTGTAGCCGTTGCGATCGATATAGTCCAGAAATATCACGCGCAACTATATATACTGTCGGTTACTGAGCATGATGCCAATGATAGCGATCGCACTTCATCCCAAGATTTGATTGAAGAAGTAAAGACTTATTTTGCAGAAGTCGGCATTTCCATCCAAACAAAGATAGCTGAGGGAAAAGCTGCTTTTGTAATTTGTGATTTTGCTGATGAAATTAACGCTGATTTAATTGTTATGGGTTCAAGGGGAGCGAGTTTGACCGAAGAGCATCCTGATGAAAATAGCGTCAGTCAAAAAGTGATCAATCTATCACCCTGTCCTGTTTTAGTTGTGCCATAA
- a CDS encoding cysteine desulfurase family protein, protein MQIYLDHGATSPARPEVIDLMTEVMRSQWGNPSSLHWWGERSTMVIERARLQVASLLNAEPEGIIFTSGGTESNNMALMGIARQYQTPQHMIISSVEHSAIRLPAQYLEQHGWEITRLPVDCEGKVSPQDLERSLRPNTVMVSVITAQNEVGTIQPIEKLGQICRNANVFFHTDAVQAVGKMHLNMQTLPVDLLSLSAHKFYGTQGIGALYIHPLIIKKQSLVPLNLGGGQERGYRSGTQAVAAIAGLGLAAELAEKELVNEAQRLKKLRDHLYALLDDIPDLIATGSKERLPHHLSFYHQYLDGRRLVRELNYAGIAISSGSACSSGAIEPSQILLEMGYTESAARNSIRITLGKSTTEADVEWTALAIHQILSRY, encoded by the coding sequence ATGCAAATATATCTAGATCATGGTGCTACCAGCCCTGCGCGACCAGAAGTCATTGACCTCATGACAGAAGTAATGCGATCTCAATGGGGCAATCCTTCTAGCCTCCACTGGTGGGGTGAACGTTCAACTATGGTGATCGAACGCGCCCGCTTGCAAGTAGCAAGTTTACTGAACGCCGAGCCTGAAGGCATAATTTTTACGTCAGGTGGTACAGAGTCGAACAACATGGCTTTGATGGGGATTGCACGGCAATATCAAACACCACAGCACATGATCATCTCCTCAGTTGAACATTCGGCAATACGTTTACCTGCTCAGTATCTTGAGCAGCATGGTTGGGAAATTACACGATTACCAGTCGATTGCGAAGGCAAGGTATCTCCTCAGGATTTAGAGCGATCGCTACGTCCTAACACTGTAATGGTGTCAGTAATTACCGCCCAAAATGAAGTTGGCACAATTCAACCAATTGAGAAACTAGGACAAATTTGTCGTAATGCCAACGTCTTTTTCCATACCGATGCAGTCCAAGCAGTTGGGAAGATGCATCTCAATATGCAGACCTTACCAGTTGATTTGTTATCCCTCTCAGCGCATAAGTTTTATGGCACTCAGGGAATCGGAGCGCTATATATTCATCCCCTAATTATTAAAAAGCAATCACTAGTTCCCCTCAATTTAGGTGGTGGGCAGGAACGGGGTTATCGATCTGGTACGCAAGCAGTCGCGGCGATCGCAGGGCTTGGTCTTGCCGCCGAGCTAGCTGAAAAAGAATTAGTTAATGAAGCTCAACGGCTCAAAAAATTACGCGATCACCTCTATGCTCTACTCGATGATATTCCCGATCTCATTGCCACAGGCAGTAAAGAGAGATTACCCCATCATCTCAGCTTTTATCATCAATATCTCGATGGTCGTCGCCTTGTGCGCGAACTAAATTACGCAGGCATCGCGATTAGTTCTGGTTCGGCATGTAGTAGTGGAGCGATCGAGCCAAGTCAGATCCTATTAGAAATGGGCTATACCGAGTCAGCAGCAAGAAATAGTATTCGCATCACCCTCGGTAAATCTACGACTGAAGCTGATGTTGAGTGGACAGCATTAGCTATCCATCAAATTTTGAGTCGCTATTAA
- a CDS encoding DMT family transporter yields MENNNIRSSSYEQTLAGVTKDLSDLRANILGKLSREILILQAQKNALTDDIHRLQSQRKELEVLTVAQQGMNQQEIQRQQWIEQLAQAITYHLKNDVVVTNSQVLSDHSQNFEQLMLNLDSAIRTTFQSLQRDVDTYQRDLDDQMQRMYTQRQQGELMLSALVERIDEYLRRSSADRYGGNVGGNPPVNFTGTSGFAGAMGTNVNSTEPVRSNGNGNYSQIQVPTFNNSSSQFRQYNPNDTRPYTDDPTQSFESPVPEPSLAQPTKRLNDWWFGFVLVLCASVVLSLQNILVRVIFSNSNILGLFQFGGLIKASVPNSFMLLLLRMAFATPIMWMVAKVIFRVDVFRDFQQLLHPTRRSLFRRVAFSALLQFASFAFIYVALGILNPGLAVTLFFIFPTVTVLMAWLLLGERPSKERWIVIGIIYAGIMLTYNIFGANKPDTWGVIAAMISGIAFAGYIITSQACFKQLNPVSFTSINFAIILLLCIGTIPFTLSSISLNGSLVFMCFLVALTTLGGYLLTSFGTKLMGAAQASIVSASGPVFTTFLAFTVLGDKLSPIQLFGVFLVTGGVGLLSLQNMYKKTAK; encoded by the coding sequence ATGGAGAACAATAATATTCGTAGTAGTTCTTACGAGCAGACCCTTGCGGGTGTCACCAAGGACTTGTCAGATCTGCGGGCAAATATCTTGGGCAAGCTCAGTCGTGAGATTTTAATTTTACAAGCCCAAAAAAATGCTCTTACCGATGACATTCATCGTCTCCAGTCTCAACGTAAAGAGCTAGAAGTGTTAACCGTTGCACAACAGGGGATGAATCAACAGGAAATCCAGCGTCAGCAATGGATTGAGCAACTTGCTCAAGCGATCACCTATCACCTTAAAAATGATGTGGTTGTTACTAATTCCCAAGTTCTTAGCGATCATTCGCAAAACTTCGAGCAGCTAATGCTCAACCTTGATAGTGCTATCCGCACTACATTTCAGTCTTTGCAACGAGATGTAGATACCTATCAGCGTGATCTCGATGATCAAATGCAGAGAATGTATACCCAGAGGCAACAGGGCGAACTGATGCTGTCTGCCCTTGTAGAAAGAATTGATGAATATTTACGACGATCTTCAGCCGATCGCTATGGAGGAAATGTAGGGGGAAATCCACCAGTTAACTTTACAGGGACATCTGGCTTTGCGGGGGCGATGGGTACTAATGTAAACAGCACAGAACCTGTCCGATCTAATGGCAATGGCAATTACAGTCAAATTCAGGTTCCGACATTTAATAACAGCAGTAGTCAATTTCGGCAATATAACCCCAATGACACGCGCCCCTATACAGACGATCCTACTCAATCTTTTGAATCGCCAGTCCCTGAACCCAGCCTAGCGCAACCAACCAAACGTCTTAATGATTGGTGGTTTGGATTTGTTTTGGTGTTGTGCGCTTCGGTAGTTTTATCCTTGCAAAATATTTTGGTGAGGGTAATTTTCTCAAACTCAAATATTTTGGGGCTTTTTCAATTTGGTGGATTGATTAAGGCTTCTGTCCCCAACTCTTTTATGTTGTTGTTGCTAAGAATGGCATTTGCCACACCAATTATGTGGATGGTAGCCAAAGTAATATTTCGAGTAGATGTATTTCGCGATTTCCAACAATTACTTCATCCCACTCGGCGATCGCTATTTCGTCGAGTTGCCTTTAGCGCTTTATTACAGTTTGCCTCCTTTGCATTTATTTATGTAGCTTTAGGCATTTTGAATCCCGGACTTGCTGTTACCCTATTCTTCATTTTCCCAACTGTTACGGTATTAATGGCTTGGTTGTTGTTAGGCGAGCGCCCCAGCAAAGAGCGTTGGATTGTGATTGGGATCATCTATGCGGGGATCATGCTAACCTACAACATCTTCGGAGCGAATAAGCCTGACACATGGGGCGTAATTGCTGCAATGATTTCAGGTATCGCTTTTGCAGGATATATCATCACCTCACAGGCCTGTTTCAAACAACTGAATCCTGTTTCATTTACATCGATCAATTTTGCAATCATCTTGCTCCTATGTATTGGGACTATACCTTTTACTTTGTCATCAATTTCCCTAAATGGCTCATTGGTGTTCATGTGCTTCCTAGTCGCTTTAACTACTTTGGGCGGATACTTACTGACCAGCTTTGGTACAAAGTTAATGGGTGCAGCTCAGGCTTCGATTGTGAGTGCTAGTGGACCTGTATTTACCACGTTTTTAGCATTCACGGTTTTGGGAGATAAACTAAGCCCGATTCAGTTATTTGGAGTATTTCTAGTTACAGGCGGTGTGGGACTACTTAGTCTTCAGAATATGTATAAAAAGACCGCTAAATAA